In a single window of the Ananas comosus cultivar F153 unplaced genomic scaffold, ASM154086v1, whole genome shotgun sequence genome:
- the LOC109706067 gene encoding uncharacterized protein LOC109706067, with protein sequence MAFMFGVRVASYCLGGAAVIITHEATKTTTQNLSHWLNANKHNLRHPWRWSRSPDPNPQPEPNHAVNEEPDDDDDAVSEESLPCPYHSADSAALITCEPIRVAGPNVPTGAPSVLAAVNEEPDDDDDAVNKKRFPVDSVGRGLTCEPRAKPYAPNVLESADKPDLVPAAGAVGSVSDRPDDAKPNSGIGVFLLKAGDAVRSTWGMKLFRWLPVDRFCNSSKGAPGDTGWTVDPDFWDKIGRITKKILLWAVEYVILELVKNKKVWRQFYNIVKAELKVTTL encoded by the exons atGGCGTTCATGTTTGGAGTCCGTGTAGCTTCCTACTGTTTAGGTGGCGCTGCGGTGATCATCACCCACGAGGCCACCAAAACCACTACACAAAATCTCTCCCACTGGCTCAACGCTAATAAGCATAACCTTCGCCATCCATGGAGATGGAGCCGCTCACCTGATCCCAATCCCCAGCCCGAGCCCAACCACGCCGTCAACGAGGAGCcagatgatgacgatgatgccGTCAGCGAGGAGTCGCTCCCATGCCCATACCACTCTGCCGACTCTGCCGCCCTTATAACCTGCGAGCCAATTAGGGTGGCTGGACCGAACGTGCCGACGGGGGCACCTTCCGTCTTAGCGGCCGTCAACGAGGAGCcagatgatgacgatgatgccGTCAACAAGAAGCGGTTTCCAGTCGACTCTGTCGGCCGCGGCCTCACCTGCGAGCCAAGGGCTAAACCATATGCACCGAACGTGCTGGAGAGCGCCGATAAGCCGGATCTCGTCCCCGCTGCTGGCGCCGTTGGTTCCGTTTCGGATCGACCGGACGACGCTAAACCGAATTCTGGGATCGGCGTTTTTCTATTGAAGGCGGGTGACGCCGTCAGATCAACGTGGGGGATGAAGCTGTTTCGGTGGCTCCCCGTCGACCGCTTCTGCAACAGCAGCAAGGGAGCACCAGGGGACACTGGATGGACGGTGGATCCCGACTTTTGGGATAAGATCGGACGGATCACAAAGAAGATACTGCTCTGGGCTGTGGAGTACGTGATACTCGAGCTagtaaagaacaaaaaag TATGGCGCCAATTTTACAACATTGTGAAGGCTGAGCTCAAGGTTACAACATTGTGA